One segment of Clavelina lepadiformis chromosome 2, kaClaLepa1.1, whole genome shotgun sequence DNA contains the following:
- the LOC143447431 gene encoding ATP-binding cassette sub-family C member 5-like, whose translation MAKLNGTSDLKKMGNGHAKEGSQNGKIVTYFDEDDDPYARDADHSKYWRSLQAFKPIRLTKRKVPAPIDNANVFSFFTFSWLTSTILKARKGLDAKHLPPLSKYDLSETSKERLTRLYNEDKEKHGVPSIKRTVFRYIRTRMIASAIAISISVTGAFLGPAFLVDRLVNFADLSNPSLGYGIGLVCGLACTEFTRSIFFAVFWAINYRTAIRARAAVLSFVFQKIARLRSLKDKSIGELVNLLANDGQRLAELIMFGGILFGAPFMLIVTTIFCCIFLGWTALIGILAFITFIPIQMILGKTMAKYRRKTIIITDKRVRMMNEILTCVKLIKMYAWEKSFAIAIEKIRDQEKKLLTKAGFVQAFMVSIVPIVPVMSTVLLFLVHTLIGYELDAAKAFTIIAVFNAMRIILGVMPQAVKALSEVFVSFNRIDSLLLMEEMEEYYIKTSSDEIAVELKNLTSAWDAIEKIDITKKNPKRIEAGNSKQQPANDDNPEKTVEVLFNVSITVPKRRLIGICGSVGSGKSSFISSILGHLRIQKGSVGINGTLAYVPQQAWIFHASVRDNILFGMPWDKEKYDKVVAACSLTSDFEILPDKDFTEVGERGINLSGGQKQRISLARAVYSEREIVLLDDPLSAVDAHVGKHIFFECIKNILANRTVIFVTHQLQYLKDCDEVVMLKEGRITEYGQHNELMTNKSDYAELIDNFYLEQEKEKKSHTEVVDTDLVKKIIRQRTISGGSRVNLDDRVSLSSSIASNSFKASGSPTHFRRLPSVRSIASVEAEGGVVFTHDYDDEVEENENKGEKVERKPAVLIQSESKSSGSVSGSAYLAYFKAAGGYLLTLFLGIAILLQVFGITLDNWWLSFWINQGGACINNTLAVGNGSTTVSPTCYERDPNISTRENISFYQIIYFVILIITLVLACFCSFFYTRSTVGASSNLHNQVFRTVFGSPMSFFDTTPTGRILNRFSRDLDDLDVRLPLILNLFLQQFFFLVFALITMIIVFPWFAIAVAVLAVVFGFIYVYFRSAVREFKRLDNVTRSPWFSHVTSTIQGLGTIHAYEKTQDVIKRFGLLMDANSSPYFSYLCSMRWLAIRLDCLTITVTVVVALFVVFSTIYPQALGATSASFAGLALSYAITMTGLFQICVRFSVETESYFTSVERINEYINDCPSEVEPGKTFKKPPKNWPQKGEIRLQQASMRYRPDLPLVLKQVNLVIRPKEKVGIVGRTGSGKSSLGTVLFKLVNLSSGRILIDNVNIDEIGLDDLRKNLSIIPQDPVLFVGTVRYNLDPFSQYSDEEIWKALERTHMKNAISELAEKLEAEVVENGENFSVGERQLLCMARAILRHSRIIMLDEATAAIDSETDSLVQETIREVFKDCTMLTIAHRLNTVLNCDKILVMDDGKAVEFDEPSTLLSDPTSHFSKMVLAAANVQDDDDVIDGDDHDVIASASNESNESHEGSYDNQTYNDDESSDLSSSRVQVKIYDNGAYEKEHHGTKF comes from the exons ATGGCCAAACTTAATGGCACATCCGATCTCAAAAAAATGGGCAACGGCCATGCAAAGGAAGGAAGCCAGAATGGTAAAATTGTCACATATTTCGACGAAGATGATGACCCTTATGCAAGAGATGCAGATCATTCAAAATACTGGAGAAGTTTGCAGGCATTCAAGCCGATTCGACTGACAAA GCGGAAAGTGCCTGCTCCGATTGACAACGCAAACGTCTTCTCGTTCTTTACTTTCTCCTGGTTGACATCAACCATATTGAAAGCGCGAAAGGGTCTGGATGCGAAACATCTTCCTCCTCTATCGAAGTACGATCTTTCGGAAACGTCCAAGGAAAG GTTGACTCGTCTTTATAACGAGGATAAAGAGAAGCATGGAGTCCCTTCAATAAAAAGAACAGTCTTTCGTTACATACGAACGCGAATGATCGCTTCTGCCATCGCCATATCAATCTCTGTAACTGGTGCTTTTCTTGGACCT GCGTTCTTGGTGGACAGACTGGTGAATTTTGCCGACTTATCAAATCCAAGTCTAGGATACGGCATCGGCTTGGTCTGTGGACTAGCCTGCACCGAGTTCACTAGGTCAATTTTCTTTGCTGTTTTCTGGGCCATTAATTACAG AACCGCGATTCGAGCAAGAGCAGCTGTGCTCTCCTTTGTCTTCCAGAAGATTGCCCGTTTGCGGAGTTTGAAGGATAAGTCAATCGGAGAG CTGGTCAACTTGCTGGCAAACGATGGACAGCGACTGGCAGAGTTGATCATGTTTGGGGGAATTCTTTTTGGTGCTCCTTTCATGTTGATTGTGACGACAATTTTTTGCTGTATTTTCCTTGGATGGACTGCTCTTATAGGAATCCTTGCTTTTATTACTTTCATTCCCATACAG ATGATTCTCGGGAAAACGATGGCAAAATATCGGCGGAAAACTATTATAATCACCGATAAAAGAGTGAGAATGATGAACGAGATCTTGACTTGTGTCAAACTCATCAAGATGTACGCCTGGGAGAAAAGCTTTGCGATAGCAATTG aaaaaatcCGGGACCAGGAAAAAAAACTTCTCACAAAAGCGGGATTCGTCCAAGCCTTCATGGTGTCAATTGTTCCTATAGTCCCTGTGATGTCGACTGTCCTATTATTCCTGGTCCACACTCTCATAGGCTACGAATTGGACGCAGCGAAG GCTTTCACGATCATCGCAGTCTTCAACGCAATGAGAATCATTCTCGGAGTGATGCCGCAGGCAGTTAAAGCACTGTCAGAG GTTTTCGTCTCCTTCAACCGCATAGACAGCCTGCTCTTGATGGAGGAAATGGAGGAGTATTACATCAAGACATCAAGTGACGAGATCGCGGTTGAGTTGAAGAATCTCACCAGTGCGTGGGATGCGATAGAGAAGATTGATATCACCAAGAAGAATCCCAAACGAATCGAAGCCGGCAACAGCAAACAGCAACCTGCAAACGACGACAACCCGGAGAAAACCGTGGAAGTCTTGTTCAATGTCTCCATCACCGTTCCGAAAAGGAG GTTAATAGGGATTTGCGGATCTGTTGGATCAGGAAAGTCTTCATTTATTTCTTCAATTCTGGGACATCTTCGAATCCAGAAAGGAAGTGTTGGCATCAATGGCACCCTGGCTTACGTGCCACAGCAAGCCTGGATATTCCACGCAAGTGTCAGAGACAATATCCTGTTTGGAATGCCATGggacaaagaaaaatatgatAAAG TGGTGGCAGCTTGCTCCTTGACCTCAGACTTTGAGATCTTACCGGACAAAGATTTTACTGAGGTTGGGGAGAGAGGAATCAACCTATCCGGAGGACAAAAGCAGAGGATAAGCTTGGCCAG AGCGGTTTACAGCGAACGTGAAATCGTTTTATTGGACGATCCACTGTCTGCCGTCGACGCCCATGTTGGCAAGCACATCTTCTTCGAATGCATCAAGAATATTCTCGCAAACAGGACGGTGATATTCGTCACGCATCAGTTGCAATATTTGAAGGATTGTGACGAAGTTGTGATGCTGAAAGAAGGCAGAATTACTGAATATGGTCAACACAACGAGCTTATGACGAACAAGTCCGATTACGCCGAACTTATTGA TAATTTCTACCTTGAACAAGAGAAAGAGAAGAAATCCCACACAGAAGTGGTTGACACTGATCTAGTGAAAAAAATCATTCGTCAGAGGACAATAAGTGGAGGATCTCGTGTAAATTTAG ACGACCGAGTTAGTCTCAGCAGTTCAATCGCTTCAAACAGCTTCAAAGCGTCTGGCTCTCCGACTCACTTCCGCCGTCTACCGAGCGTTCGATCGATAGCAAGCGTTGAGGCAGAGGGCGGTGTTGTCTTTACACACGATTATGACGATGAAGTGgaagaaaacgaaaataaag GTGAAAAAGTGGAGAGGAAACCCGCTGTATTAATCCAGAGCGAGTCCAAAAGTTCTGGTTCAGTTTCTGGTTCAGCGTACTTGGCTTATTTCAAAGCAGCAGGAGG TTACTTACTAACCCTGTTCCTCGGAATTGCCATTCTTCTGCAAGTGTTTGGCATCACTTTGGACAATTGGTGGCTGAGCTTCTGGATCAACCAAGGGGGTGCATGTATCAACAACACATTAGCAGTTG GAAACGGTTCTACGACAGTTTCTCCGACTTGCTATGAAAGGGACCCTAACATATCAACCAGAGAAAACATATCTTTCTACCAG ATCATTTATTTCGTTATCCTTATCATCACACTTGTACTGGCCTGTTTTTGCTCGTTTTTCTACACCCGGAGCACAGTCGGAGCTTCCTCCAATCTTCATAATCAAGTTTTCCGGACTGTGTTTGGGAGTCCGATGTCTTTCTTCGACACGACGCCTACTGGAAGGATCTTAAATAG ATTTTCCCGTGATTTGGATGACCTTGACGTCCGCCTTCCACTGATActgaacttgtttttgcaGCAA TTTTTCTTCTTGGTCTTTGCCCTGATCACGATGATCATCGTCTTCCCGTGGTTTGCCATCGCGGTTGCCGTCCTGGCCGTGGTGTTTGGATTCATTTACGTTTATTTCCGGAGCGCTGTCAGGGAGTTTAAACGATTGGATAACGTGACCAG ATCACCCTGGTTTTCTCACGTGACTTCAACCATCCAAGGTCTCGGTACCATACACGCTTATGAAAAAACTCAGGACGTCATAAAAAG GTTCGGTCTACTCATGGACGCCAACAGCTCGCCTTACTTCTCCTACTTGTGCTCGATGAGGTGGCTCGCTATAAGGCTGGACTGCTTGACCATCACCGTGACAGTGGTTGTTGCTCTGTTTGTCGTCTTTTCAACAATTTACCCTCAGGCTCTTGGTGCCACGTCGGCGTCGTTTGCTGGACTTGCCCTCTCATATGCGATCACG ATGACAGGTTTATTCCAAATCTGTGTTCGGTTCAGCGTCGAGACCGAGTCTTACTTCACATCGGTTGAAAGAATAAATGAATACATCAACGATTGCCCGTCAGAAGTGGAACCGGGCAAAACCTTTAAAAAGCCACCTAAAAATTGGCCCCAGAAAGGCGAAATTAG GCTTCAGCAAGCTAGCATGCGCTACAGACCCGATCTTCCACTTGTCTTGAAGCAAGTTAACCTCGTTATTCGACCAAAGGAAAAAGTAGGAATTGTTGGAAGAACTGGTTCAG GAAAGTCGTCATTAGGAACGGTTCTTTTCAAACTTGTCAATCTGTCAAGTGGTCGAATTTTGATTGACAATGTCAACATTGATGAAATTGGACTAGATGATCTCCGCAAGAATCTTTCGATAATTCCACAAGATCCGGTGCTTTTTGTTGGAACTGTTCGTTATAATCTGGACCCTTTCTCACAATATTCTGATGAGGAAATCTGGAAAGCGCTAGAGCGAACTCACATGAAAAACGCG ATAAGTGAACTTGCTGAAAAACTTGAGGCGGAAGTTGTCGAAAATGGTGAAAATTTTAGCGTCGGCGAACGTCAGCTCCTGTGTATGGCGCGCGCCATCTTGCGGCACTCTAGAATCATTATGTTGGACGAAGCAACAGCTGCGATTGACAGCGAGACTGACAGTTTGGTTCAGGAGACGATACGCGAAGTGTTTAAGGATTGCACGATGTTAACAATCGCACATCGATTGAACACAGTTTTAAATTGTGACAAGATTTTGGTGATGGACGATGGAAAG GCTGTTGAGTTTGACGAACCGTCCACTCTTCTAAGCGACCCCACTTCTCACTTCTCTAAGATGGTTCTCGCAGCCGCCAACGTTCAAGAtgacgatgacgtcatcgatgGTGATGACCATGACGTCATAGCCAGTGCTTCCAACGAATCGAACGAGTCCCATGAAGGCAGTTATGACAACCAGACTTATAACGATGACGAGTCGTCTGATCTGTCGTCTTCGAGGGTTCAAGTGAAGATTTATGACAATGGAGCTTACGAGAAAGAGCATCACGGAACAAAGTTTTAG
- the LOC143446088 gene encoding uncharacterized protein LOC143446088, with the protein MAFVFYLTALYSLSQFVVAQPSTTVKTISTTTRPIQCLNGGSCDVESTGVCARCSCALGYSGLFCEVTLLRLDGNITYRNENSQNTTSTNITAVNDMIRSTSASVREVGSSVDQQDATNIRIFFSIYLDRPSPPINSTAQAKYFNDAVQRIFSTDASIEAIFGPGSKVQFVGTVVDVNECSSDLDDCSPQAQCIETVPGFRCACLEGYKGKGRICEVITCRLYDMPSTPVLGTRTITLPDGRVVTNPSNELPYKTTIEFGCQRYYELLDPSTGEAAVPVVECGLEGWSASDVSCGMELGFRVALGASAVSSFIIISIIACFVTDYCVKKEKKAKARENDDQVELSFETVDHN; encoded by the exons ATGGCTTTTGTGTTTTACCTGACAG CACTTTACTCGCTTTCTCAATTCGTGGTCGCCCAGCCTAGCACTACGGTGAAAACCATCAGTACAACTA CCAGACCTATCCAGTGTCTAAACGGAGGAAGCTGTGACGTCGAAAGCACGGGTGTGTGCGCGCGATGCTCATGCGCGCTAGGTTACAGTGGACTCTTCTGTGAGGTCACATTACTAAGACTAGACGGAAACATCACTTATCGGAACGAAAATTCCCAAAACACGACCTCAACGAATATTACGGCCGTAAACGACATG ATAAGAAGCACCAGTGCAAGTGTACGTGAAGTTGGATCGTCTGTAGACCAACAAGACGCAACAAATATTAGAATTTTCTTTTCAATCTACCTGGATCGACCCTCCCCGCCAATCAACAGCACAGCACAGgcgaaatattttaatgacGCTGTCCAGAGGATATTTTCAACCGACGCTTCGATTGAGGCTATATTTGGACCTGGGTCAAAAGTTCAGTTTGTTGGAACTGTTGTAG ATGTCAATGAATGCTCTTCGGACCTTGACGACTGCTCGCCACAAGCGCAATGTATTGAAACGGTGCCCGGTTTCAGGTGTGCCTGCTTGGAAGGGTACAAGGGCAAGGGAAGGATTTGTGAAG TGATCACGTGCCGCCTGTACGACATGCCCAGTACCCCAGTGCTGGGGACAAGAACGATCACTCTTCCAGATGGAAGAGTTGTTACGAATCCGTCGAATGAATTGCCCTACAAGACCACTATAGAATTTGGATGCCAAAG ATATTACGAGCTTCTAGACCCTTCGACGGGTGAGGCGGCCGTGCCTGTTGTTGAATGTGGGCTAGAAGGTTGGTCGGCGTCCGATGTCTCGTGTGGCATGG aaCTCGGTTTTCGAGTCGCGCTTGGCGCCTCTGCCGTAAGTAGTTTCATTATCATTTCCATTATTGCTTGTTTCGTCACCGATTATTGCGTCAAAAAGGAGAAGAAGGCGAAAGCGAGAGAAAACGACGACCAAGTCGaactttcttttgaaaccgtcGATCACAATTGA
- the LOC143446087 gene encoding jumonji C domain-containing protein 5-like, whose protein sequence is MNAIKIRFILSYIIVVLFLSRAVESHDNLQGHMEPLGSAGSYFNVPLENEFPSTRTFFNNYVVPGIPLLMKGVLVDSTPVKQWNDSFFVSHPDSVEEVIVEKGKKEIRVKPKVKVPFRDFVTEYKSNDIYMVNEVPQFLRHDVELPEPLQCEAIEKDLIANVMWFSNGGTKSVLHADEYNNVICQYRGSKRVVLINMLTTDDDWDKEIIDKVGAYSGVDVDAVNYMKYPSLARTRYGIVDMSTGDCLFIPLLWYHQVNSFGNNLAINIWFVDAGSRHVDLTEERCGKFCSRPTLDQYRFEQENSDAASDYLDSSVVKGSQPPLSIKILLLLKEKKKISTEDVLKWIKDLRNDLRNPRDLSSRIIATMDINRNGVVDVEDYKRITKDEQTFLNIANEVDYALNKYIDVQPLALVREQKLKLTRLLVQRGLLTVEKASLFYGKKIMENERVLGATKSEL, encoded by the exons ATGAATGCAATTAAAATCAGGTTTATTTTGTCTTACATCATAGTG GTTCTGTTCTTATCACGTGCTGTTGAAAGTCATGACAATTTGCAAGGTCATATGGAACCGCTAGGGAGCGCCGGGTCGTACTTTAATGTGCCATTAGAAAACGAGTTTCCTAGCACTCGCACGTTTTTTAATAACTATGTTGTGCCGGGTATCCCGCTTTTAATGAAAGGTGTGTTAGTAGATTCAACACCCGTCAAACAATG GAACGATTCCTTCTTCGTCAGTCACCCTGACTCGGTTGAAGAGGTGATCGTTGAAAAAGGAAAGAAAGAGATTCGTGTGAAGCCAAAAGTTAAAGTTCCATTTCGAGATTTTGTGACTGAATACAAGTCGAACGATATTTACATGGTCAATGAGGTTCCACAATTCTTGAG acACGATGTTGAATTGCCGGAACCACTGCAATGCGAAGCAATCGAAAAAGATTTAATTGCAAAT GTTATGTGGTTTAGCAACGGAGGTACCAAGTCTGTTCTCCATGCAGATGAATACAACAACGTCATATGCCAGTACCGAGGAAGCAAGAGAGTTGTCCTTATCAACATGCTTACAACTGATGAC GATTGGGACAAGGAGATCATAGACAAGGTTGGAGCTTATTCTGGTGTCGACGTTGACGCCGTGAATTATATGAAATATCCTTCACTTGCACGCACAAGATATGGAATAGTGGACATGTCAACCGGAGATTGCTTATTTATTCCTTTACTGTG gtATCATCAGGTAAATTCTTTCGGAAATAATCTTGCGATAAATATTTGGTTCGTTGATGCCGGATCCCGCCACGTGGATCTCACGGAGGAGAGATGTGGAAAATTTTGTAGTCGTCCAACGTTGGACCAATACCGATTTGAACAGGAAAATTCCG ATGCAGCAAGCGACTATCTTGACTCTTCAGTTGTTAAAGGGAGTCAACCTCCACTGTC AATTAAGATCCTTCTAttattgaaagaaaaaaagaaaatttccaCGGAAGACGTTCTGAAATGGATCAAAGACTTG AGAAATGACTTAAGAAACCCACGTGATCTATCGTCACGCATCATTGCAACGATGGATATTAACAGGAATGGCGTCGTAGATGTTGAGGATTATAAACGAATAACGAAAGATGAACAG ACCTTTCTGAACATAGCCAATGAAGTTGATTACGCGCTTAACAAGTATATTGATGTGCAACCGCTAGCGCTCGTGAGGGAGCAGAAGTTG AAATTGACGCGTTTGTTGGTTCAACGTGGCCTTCTAACAGTGGAGAAAGCATCTCTATTTTATGGGAAGAAGATCATGGAAAACGAAAGAGTTCTTGGGGCCACAAAATCTGAACTATGA
- the LOC143446086 gene encoding sialin-like, producing the protein MQGKNEKIYSSNGSRPVLKRQTSTTSSRMRKMESWIECRFVLTGLFFFGLMNLYMMRANLSVAMVAMVNSKQTATTKNQTITECNLDQSKQVTSDFMNVTEDDPFEHQTAPTFDWDPATRGWILGAFFYGYCTTQILGAYLEHRFGGKIVFGSTVFLASVLTLLTPTMAKLGPGALVATRVMLGVVQGPMYPVHHGMWGKWAPPLARSRLISFAITGTYTGTVISYNLSGYLARYGFAGGWPSIFYVVGCCGLVWCIFWAIFAFDSPAKHPRISERERRFIEQSIGTYNDKDEMPAIPWKGIFSSTIFWGLFLGHFCSNYGVYNLLTNLPSYIDQVFSFDLKTSSAMAAIPFTSIWFFTTIAGYMADFLRERGWMKTLNVRRLMIAIAQFVPGICLIAAGYLGCNPVAAITMVALAAGFGGFATPGFKVCHVEIAPRYSGILYSLTNTFATMSGQVSPLVAGYVTGNVLDVHQAWRIVFFVGAGISVLGGVIVLSTLNTDVQSWAKIEEDFYVDDETRLKKTSSAASEFDEIGESEFNSEKV; encoded by the exons ATGCAAGGCAAGAACGAGAAAATTTATtccagcaacggaagcaggcCGGTCTTGAAGAGGCAAACATCCACGACTTCTTCCAGGATGAGGAAGATGGAGAGCTGGATAGAATGTCGCTTCGTCCTAACCGGCCTCTTCTTCTTCGGACTGATGAACCTGTACATGATGCGGGCGAATCTCAGCGTTGCCATGGTAGCAATGGTAAACTCGAAGCAGACGGCGACGACAAAGAATCAGACCATTACTGAGTGCAACTTGGATCAAAGCAAACAAGTTACATCGGACTTCATGAACGTGACAGAG GATGATCCCTTCGAGCATCAGACAGCACCCACCTTCGACTGGGACCCTGCAACTCGCGGTTGGATACTCGGTGCTTTCTTTTACGGTTACTGCACGACCCAGATCTTAGGCGCTTATCTGGAGCACAGATTTGGTGGCAAAATTGTATTTGGTTCAACCGTGTTTCTTGCCTCTGTTCTAACCCTTCTCACGCCCACCATGGCTAAGCTGGGCCCAGGAGCGCTAGTTGCAACCAGGGTGATGCTAGGAGTTGTGCAG GGGCCGATGTACCCAGTCCATCACGGAATGTGGGGCAAATGGGCCCCGCCGTTGGCTCGATCTCGGCTTATCTCATTCGCCATAACAG GCACCTACACTGGTACCGTCATTTCTTACAACCTGTCCGGGTACCTGGCCAGGTATGGATTCGCCGGCGGATGGCCATCGATATTCTACGTCGTAG GTTGCTGTGGTCTCGTTTGGTGCATCTTCTGGGCGATTTTCGCGTTCGATTCGCCGGCAAAACATCCACGAATATCGGAACGCGAGCGGCGTTTCATCGAGCAATCTATTGGGACCTACAACGAC AAAGACGAAATGCCCGCTATTCCCTGGAAAGGCATTTTTTCTTCCACAATTTTCTGGGGACTTTTCCTCGGACATTTCTGTTCAAATTACGGAGTCTACAACCTGCTCACCAACTTGCCTTCCTACATCGACCAAGTTTTCTCTTTCGACTTAAAAACG AGTAGCGCGATGGCCGCCATCCCGTTTACTTCCATCTGGTTCTTCACGACGATCGCAGGGTACATGGCTGATTTCCTCCGAGAGCGCGGATGGATGAAAACTCTCAACGTTCGAAGACTCATGATTGCAATCG ctCAATTCGTCCCAGGCATATGTCTCATCGCTGCAGGGTATCTTGGCTGCAACCCAGTCGCTGCTATAACCATGGTCGCCCTGGCTGCTGGATTTGGAGGGTTTGCTACTCCCGGGTTTAAA GTTTGCCACGTTGAAATTGCGCCGCGATATTCTGGAATCTTATACTCGCTCACAAATACGTTTGCCACCATGTCCGGCCAAGTGTCACCGTTGGTGGCCGGTTACGTCACTGGAAAT GTCCTAGACGTCCATCAAGCATGGCGTATTGTGTTTTTCGTGGGCGCCGGTATATCGGTGCTGGGTGGTGTGATAGTTTTGTCGACACTTAACACCGATGTACAGTCTTGGGCGAAAATCGAGGAAGATTTCTATGTCGATGACGAAACAAGGCTTAAGAAAACATCTAGCGCCGCCAGCGAATTCGATGAGATTGGTGAAAGCGAGTTCAACTCTGAGAAGGTTTAG